The following proteins come from a genomic window of Pirellula staleyi DSM 6068:
- a CDS encoding endonuclease, with protein MISPSLFMTNSHVLDSAARAGNAVVEFNFQLGLDGRELPVARFRLRPDLFFTTSPEEELDLTVVTVSEAAEGDSSTQLSTFGFNPLSASEGEILAGESVTVIQHPGGDLKQIALRENRVLRFPNTEDRFLYYETDTTPGSSGAPVFNDQWEVVALHHSGFPERDNLGRLLTTDGLLWREEMGDERIHWIANEGIRVVAIREHLSGLGGLTSTQGTLRDVALNPQPIHPESEPVPGQRPVQVSVPSTVVPATSPVAAAGSTATWTIPLTVSVTLGTPTGGAPSVATPVVTSSPPPATPSLAASRSSEEPEDADFEAARKIFEESRSRPYYDENTDAAERKAYYSGISSTLNPSQLFDALSKLVRNTHIKVLGYKPAIHLYPWVDLQPNHKIRSIYSTQMFEPTEFIARDLEVARLRRERMNRFRRSEAAANPVLEAAFLESLEADLPYNCEHVVPQSWFNKRQPMRGDLHHLFACESKCNSFRSNTPYFDFTNFGEAIRSDCGKSETNKFEPNAGKGTVARATLYFLLRYPGEINSSTSEYTPDRLETLLQWHQDHPVSEYERHRNQAIFAAQGNRNPLVDHPDWAQHLDFEKGLG; from the coding sequence ATGATCTCTCCGTCCCTCTTCATGACGAACAGTCATGTCTTGGATTCCGCTGCCCGGGCCGGAAACGCGGTCGTGGAGTTCAATTTTCAACTTGGGCTAGATGGCCGCGAACTGCCCGTCGCGCGATTTCGTTTGCGTCCCGACCTTTTCTTTACGACGAGTCCAGAAGAAGAACTCGACCTGACGGTTGTCACGGTGTCTGAAGCCGCCGAAGGGGACTCAAGTACTCAATTGTCGACTTTTGGGTTCAATCCACTTTCCGCTAGCGAAGGGGAAATCCTGGCTGGTGAAAGCGTCACGGTGATTCAACACCCAGGCGGAGACCTGAAGCAGATTGCGTTGCGAGAAAATCGCGTATTGCGATTCCCCAACACCGAAGACAGGTTTTTGTACTACGAGACCGACACAACTCCGGGCTCATCCGGTGCTCCAGTCTTCAACGATCAATGGGAGGTGGTGGCTCTACATCACTCGGGTTTTCCTGAGAGGGACAACCTTGGACGCCTCCTGACGACTGACGGCCTGCTTTGGCGAGAAGAGATGGGGGACGAGCGAATTCACTGGATCGCCAACGAAGGGATTCGCGTTGTGGCAATCCGGGAGCACCTTTCAGGACTGGGAGGCCTGACGTCCACGCAAGGGACATTGCGAGACGTGGCGTTGAACCCACAGCCGATTCACCCAGAGTCGGAGCCCGTCCCTGGACAGCGCCCGGTTCAGGTCAGTGTTCCTAGCACGGTAGTTCCTGCAACTTCGCCGGTCGCCGCCGCCGGATCAACGGCTACCTGGACGATCCCGCTAACCGTGTCAGTCACATTGGGAACTCCTACTGGGGGAGCGCCGAGCGTCGCAACGCCAGTTGTCACATCCAGCCCTCCTCCAGCTACGCCGTCTCTTGCAGCCAGTCGCTCATCCGAGGAACCGGAAGATGCGGACTTCGAAGCAGCGAGGAAGATCTTCGAAGAGTCCCGCAGTCGCCCCTATTACGACGAAAACACCGATGCCGCTGAACGAAAAGCGTACTATTCCGGCATCTCTTCAACTCTCAACCCTTCGCAGCTATTTGATGCATTGAGCAAACTCGTGCGTAACACGCACATAAAGGTACTGGGATACAAACCAGCGATTCATCTGTACCCGTGGGTGGACCTGCAGCCGAATCATAAAATTCGCAGCATCTACTCGACCCAGATGTTTGAGCCGACTGAGTTCATTGCTCGTGACCTCGAAGTTGCTCGACTCCGTCGTGAGCGTATGAATCGCTTCCGAAGATCGGAAGCAGCCGCAAACCCAGTTTTGGAAGCAGCATTCTTGGAATCGTTGGAAGCCGATCTTCCTTACAACTGTGAACACGTGGTGCCGCAGTCATGGTTCAACAAGCGACAACCGATGCGAGGAGACTTGCATCATTTGTTTGCTTGCGAATCCAAGTGCAACAGTTTTCGTAGCAACACCCCCTATTTCGACTTCACCAACTTTGGCGAGGCCATCCGCTCTGACTGCGGCAAGAGCGAGACCAACAAGTTCGAACCGAACGCTGGAAAAGGAACGGTTGCCCGAGCAACGCTCTACTTTCTCCTCCGCTACCCCGGTGAAATCAATTCGTCGACTTCTGAGTACACTCCAGATCGACTTGAGACGCTCCTTCAATGGCACCAGGACCATCCAGTCAGTGAATACGAACGCCACCGCAATCAAGCGATCTTTGCCGCGCAAGGAAATAGGAATCCGCTAGTTGATCATCCAGATTGGGCCCAGCATCTTGATTTTGAAAAGGGACTGGGATGA
- a CDS encoding MBL fold metallo-hydrolase yields MRITIHRGTKEIGGSCVEIATTSTRIVLDLGLPIVDANREPFDSRLALTKSNEELRDEKVIPAIAGLFDESHAPPDAILLSHAHLDHAGLLHRSRTEVPIYTTAGTSKMMLAAGVFAGQKSLDRNRFRPVTSQQTYRIGDFSITPLSVDHSIFGSVAYLIEGDGKAILYTGDFRNHGRKPGMMRDLLAFVRGKSIDVLIVEGTHFGGEREQGRSEFELEVEIRSLIESAPALVLACFSALDIDRLVTIYKASQAAGRTLVIDAYAAFVLHLLGSSVSTPKPTKEYGIRVFFNAHFEKRNLVEIRKRFEEVQIELSEVLRDENRYVMMFRPSMLASDFGGSLPKPCRCLYGYWKGYLAKPDWQELQNVIEGAHGDFIPAHVSGHAYIRDIIALVAAIQPRHILPIHTFSPESFNEHFANVVAIEDGLPYQVN; encoded by the coding sequence ATGAGAATTACGATTCATCGAGGAACAAAAGAAATTGGTGGCTCCTGTGTCGAGATTGCAACGACATCGACCCGAATTGTGCTCGACCTGGGACTGCCGATTGTGGATGCCAATCGAGAACCATTCGACTCGCGACTGGCACTCACCAAATCCAACGAAGAGCTTCGGGATGAAAAAGTTATTCCCGCTATTGCGGGACTCTTCGACGAATCTCACGCACCTCCCGATGCCATTCTGTTGAGTCATGCGCATCTCGACCACGCAGGGTTGCTGCACAGGTCTCGCACCGAAGTGCCCATCTACACCACAGCTGGCACGAGCAAGATGATGCTTGCTGCTGGAGTATTTGCTGGTCAAAAATCACTTGATCGAAACCGGTTTCGTCCGGTGACCAGCCAACAAACCTATCGCATTGGCGATTTCAGCATCACTCCGCTTTCCGTCGATCACTCGATCTTTGGAAGCGTTGCCTACCTCATCGAAGGTGATGGCAAGGCCATTCTTTACACGGGAGATTTTCGAAATCATGGCCGCAAACCAGGCATGATGCGCGACCTACTTGCCTTCGTTCGAGGCAAATCGATCGATGTGCTGATTGTCGAAGGAACACATTTTGGTGGCGAGCGAGAGCAAGGACGATCGGAGTTTGAGCTAGAAGTCGAGATCAGGAGTCTGATCGAATCAGCACCGGCTCTCGTGCTGGCCTGTTTTTCTGCACTCGACATTGATCGGCTGGTAACGATCTATAAGGCGAGTCAAGCCGCAGGACGAACCTTAGTGATCGACGCCTATGCCGCATTTGTGCTTCATTTGCTTGGCAGTTCCGTCAGTACGCCCAAGCCGACGAAGGAATATGGAATTCGAGTGTTTTTCAACGCGCATTTCGAGAAGAGAAATCTCGTTGAAATTCGCAAGAGGTTTGAAGAAGTTCAGATTGAACTTTCCGAAGTGCTTCGAGATGAGAATCGCTATGTAATGATGTTTCGTCCATCGATGCTCGCGTCTGACTTTGGTGGATCACTGCCTAAGCCTTGCCGATGCCTCTACGGATACTGGAAGGGTTACCTCGCAAAACCCGACTGGCAGGAACTTCAAAACGTGATTGAAGGTGCCCACGGCGACTTCATTCCCGCACACGTCAGCGGTCATGCTTACATTCGCGACATCATTGCACTTGTCGCTGCCATCCAGCCGCGCCACATCCTGCCGATTCACACCTTCTCGCCCGAGAGCTTTAACGAGCACTTTGCGAATGTAGTAGCTATCGAGGATGGTTTGCCGTATCAAGTGAACTGA
- a CDS encoding SIR2 family protein, protein MTSTTMFFDRDWNTPLEERRSHSILDRMENPETVEASGQLTARSTELIEAIARGNSVVYLGAGASLAAGLPGWVGFLETLEQEARLYSRATAASISRRIASGDFLVAAEMLQNVLGNRLQNLTHRVFGNASVPTAIHRTIAAIPFSLAITTNYDCLLESAYHSSVPRLTWQNPHDVLQNLRSGIFCVLKLHGDYAIRQSVVLARSHYRDLMQVNESLLHCLRMLLATRTFLFTGVSFSDPDLLSLMDEAKSLYGDVFGPHYAIFPRRFYDPGYSEVLERSYNIRTIVANEINAPSLPNDPITGGVAATIAHLGGLAAFSGRSQPFRFGRAQYLPDPSTHLKAPSERLQTSWLLQTLMLRLGVPYGDVCMTMPNLAEHRVIYRMFSHRETDQTVTYLVDLKQPTGLRQESYSAVQVPNNVIQSRLFLQRKIDDDFALIESVDHSAIELDRQGFVDIHFKPQNPSTKTALLVPIYVDGRRSGVLTLEAGAGYMFSKYHFEVARDFAGRIGAARYEANRLSDSAKCLKKYSDSPIKLQEILRRSRDLDDLDLQCLLYQIDPFRGKLEAPLRTDSEKERAGRDLWDYSFEEQSLACEAFRERRTIKLADAEMCLNSCPAVMAKRGKEFFQIEGPIYAFPVHVRGYTAGVFVGWSGLAGQVSYERTTLPNKSEPVWRKRFWRGLERARRILHLLANEPESSNYAATTNGRSLQFLQRVADKLSPVDEGKSWGERVKVATFRRSVIDGLLSALVSPECGLQRARLFVLNRCGGGRRQGAICVGSQDRQDASPPGHVSDNGYCGSVICDSDAYVEYTVSRSKYDPYARIQDHVTLGGAPDPSVAAFHKVPGSPWIVAPVGPQKYHPDRGTRLGMHTVGYLAGDNFKWDKQKGEMVDFGGETWSDQVSVEEFTFQRFCLDFVSDVIATLMCYEAEERSTVRIDA, encoded by the coding sequence ATGACTTCAACTACCATGTTCTTCGATAGAGATTGGAATACACCTTTAGAAGAACGCCGCAGTCATAGTATATTGGATCGGATGGAGAATCCGGAAACCGTTGAGGCGTCTGGACAATTGACTGCCCGTTCAACAGAGTTAATTGAGGCGATTGCTCGTGGGAATAGCGTCGTCTACTTAGGTGCTGGCGCCTCTTTGGCGGCAGGTTTACCTGGTTGGGTAGGATTTCTCGAAACACTAGAGCAAGAGGCGAGGCTCTACTCGAGGGCGACTGCAGCAAGCATATCTAGGCGAATTGCATCGGGAGATTTTTTAGTTGCCGCAGAGATGTTGCAAAACGTACTAGGCAATCGTCTGCAAAACTTAACTCACAGAGTATTTGGGAACGCATCAGTTCCAACCGCTATTCATCGAACAATTGCGGCCATTCCATTTTCTTTGGCTATCACTACGAACTATGACTGCCTCCTAGAGTCTGCCTATCACTCATCGGTTCCTCGCCTTACTTGGCAAAATCCACATGATGTACTCCAGAACTTGAGGTCTGGAATCTTCTGCGTTCTAAAGTTGCATGGAGACTATGCAATACGACAATCCGTTGTTCTTGCTCGCTCACACTACCGTGATTTGATGCAGGTAAACGAATCGTTACTACATTGTCTTCGAATGCTCTTGGCTACCCGAACCTTCCTGTTCACAGGGGTAAGCTTTTCCGATCCCGATCTTCTGTCCCTGATGGATGAAGCTAAGTCGCTATACGGAGATGTGTTCGGACCGCATTACGCAATATTTCCTCGAAGGTTTTATGACCCAGGTTATTCTGAAGTTCTGGAGCGATCATACAATATTCGGACAATAGTTGCTAATGAGATAAATGCACCTTCATTACCCAACGATCCAATTACCGGTGGAGTCGCCGCGACCATTGCGCATTTAGGGGGATTGGCTGCGTTTTCCGGACGTTCACAACCGTTTCGTTTCGGCCGGGCGCAGTATTTACCAGATCCTTCGACCCACCTTAAGGCTCCGAGCGAACGACTACAGACCTCTTGGCTCTTGCAAACCCTAATGCTTCGTCTAGGTGTTCCCTACGGAGATGTTTGCATGACTATGCCGAATTTAGCGGAGCATCGTGTAATTTATCGGATGTTCTCGCATCGAGAAACTGATCAGACTGTAACGTACTTAGTCGATTTGAAACAGCCAACTGGATTGCGTCAGGAATCATATTCCGCAGTTCAGGTTCCAAATAATGTGATCCAAAGCCGACTCTTCTTGCAGCGCAAAATAGATGACGACTTCGCCTTAATTGAGAGTGTCGATCATAGTGCTATTGAGTTGGATCGCCAGGGGTTTGTCGATATTCATTTCAAACCACAGAACCCTAGTACGAAAACCGCGCTTTTGGTGCCAATATATGTCGATGGACGACGATCGGGAGTTCTCACATTAGAGGCTGGCGCTGGATATATGTTCTCCAAGTATCATTTTGAAGTAGCTAGAGACTTTGCTGGAAGGATTGGTGCGGCGAGATATGAAGCAAATCGACTTTCCGACTCTGCCAAGTGCCTTAAGAAATACAGCGATAGTCCGATAAAATTGCAGGAGATTCTGCGGCGTAGTCGTGATCTAGATGATCTTGATTTGCAATGCCTGTTGTATCAGATCGATCCATTTCGCGGAAAGCTTGAAGCTCCACTAAGGACTGACTCAGAGAAGGAGAGGGCGGGGCGAGATCTCTGGGATTACAGTTTTGAAGAGCAGTCTCTTGCGTGTGAAGCATTTAGAGAGCGGAGAACTATTAAGCTGGCTGATGCTGAGATGTGCTTGAATTCTTGCCCAGCAGTTATGGCCAAGAGGGGAAAAGAATTCTTTCAAATTGAAGGTCCGATTTATGCCTTCCCTGTTCATGTGCGAGGATATACGGCGGGGGTATTTGTTGGGTGGTCGGGGCTTGCTGGTCAGGTATCTTATGAACGGACCACTTTGCCTAATAAGTCCGAGCCAGTCTGGAGAAAAAGGTTTTGGCGTGGTCTCGAGCGGGCAAGGCGTATACTTCACCTTCTCGCAAATGAGCCTGAATCCTCGAATTACGCTGCGACTACAAACGGACGTTCGCTTCAGTTTTTACAAAGAGTTGCTGACAAGCTTAGTCCAGTTGATGAAGGGAAGTCTTGGGGCGAAAGGGTTAAGGTGGCGACTTTTCGTCGTAGCGTTATTGATGGCTTGCTGTCGGCGCTTGTGTCGCCAGAGTGTGGGTTGCAAAGGGCTCGATTATTTGTTTTGAATAGGTGTGGAGGTGGGCGTCGTCAAGGTGCGATCTGCGTTGGCTCTCAAGATAGGCAGGATGCGTCCCCGCCAGGCCATGTCAGTGATAATGGCTACTGTGGAAGTGTTATTTGTGATTCCGATGCATATGTGGAATATACAGTGAGTCGATCAAAGTATGATCCATATGCTCGTATTCAAGATCATGTTACTCTTGGTGGTGCACCTGATCCAAGTGTCGCAGCCTTCCATAAGGTTCCAGGTAGTCCGTGGATCGTCGCGCCTGTTGGGCCACAGAAGTATCATCCCGACAGGGGTACCCGTCTCGGTATGCATACCGTTGGATACTTGGCGGGCGATAATTTTAAATGGGACAAACAAAAAGGGGAAATGGTTGACTTTGGTGGTGAAACGTGGTCGGATCAGGTTAGTGTAGAGGAGTTCACGTTTCAGAGGTTTTGCCTCGATTTTGTGTCAGATGTTATTGCGACTTTGATGTGCTACGAAGCTGAAGAGCGTTCTACGGTTCGGATTGATGCGTGA